In the genome of Deinococcus sp. KSM4-11, one region contains:
- a CDS encoding VOC family protein, with amino-acid sequence MTTLPTRWPAPLGGLHHVSALSADIAANHDFYTRSLGLRLVKKTVNQDSPGMYHLFYADGVGSPGTDMTFFDFPRAAREHRGVDAITRTTFRVTGAPALSAWAARLDDLGVPHGEIHVRDGRLHLDLEDVDGTRLSLIDDGGEGPRGEPNPHTDVPDDDQIQGLGYSAFTVADLGPTHDLLTRGLNLEEARVYALDGHPTHVYGMADGGPHAELHVTVRNDLPRAKPGAGGVHHVALRVHDQEDMARWLLHLADQGFGNSGLVDRHYFRSIYIKDGNGLVIELATDGPGFTTDESVDDLGVRLALPPFLEARRATIEAHLRPLTV; translated from the coding sequence ATGACCACCCTGCCGACTCGATGGCCCGCTCCGCTGGGCGGGCTTCACCACGTCAGCGCCCTGAGCGCCGACATCGCCGCGAACCACGACTTCTACACGCGCTCTCTGGGCCTGCGGCTGGTCAAGAAGACCGTCAACCAGGACTCGCCCGGCATGTACCACCTGTTCTACGCCGACGGCGTGGGCAGTCCCGGCACCGACATGACCTTCTTCGACTTTCCCCGCGCGGCCCGCGAGCACCGGGGTGTGGACGCGATCACCCGCACGACCTTCCGCGTGACGGGCGCACCGGCCCTGAGCGCGTGGGCGGCCCGCCTGGACGACCTGGGCGTACCCCATGGGGAGATCCACGTCCGGGACGGCCGCCTGCACCTCGACCTGGAGGACGTGGACGGCACCCGCCTGTCGCTGATCGACGACGGGGGAGAGGGGCCGCGCGGCGAGCCGAACCCGCACACCGACGTGCCCGACGACGATCAGATTCAGGGCCTCGGCTACAGCGCCTTCACGGTCGCGGATCTGGGCCCCACGCACGACCTCCTGACGCGCGGCCTGAATCTCGAAGAAGCGCGCGTGTACGCTCTGGACGGGCACCCGACCCACGTGTACGGAATGGCGGACGGTGGCCCCCACGCGGAACTGCACGTGACCGTCCGGAACGACCTGCCGCGCGCGAAACCCGGTGCCGGCGGTGTCCACCACGTCGCCCTGCGCGTCCACGACCAGGAGGACATGGCCCGCTGGCTGCTGCACCTGGCGGATCAGGGCTTCGGCAACAGCGGTCTGGTCGACCGGCACTACTTCCGCAGCATCTACATCAAGGACGGCAACGGCCTGGTCATCGAACTCGCCACGGATGGCCCCGGCTTCACCACCGACGAATCCGTGGATGACCTGGGCGTGCGGCTGGCCCTGCCGCCTTTCCTCGAAGCGCGCCGCGCGACCATCGAAGCCCACCTGCGCCCCCTCACCGTC
- a CDS encoding MarR family winged helix-turn-helix transcriptional regulator yields MLNLTPTEKQAWRGFLHAHDTLWKGLDSELARDDLNLPAYELLTTLQEAGLSGMRMTELARTLRFSGGGLTRLADKVQRLGLIGRRRCPEDGRGWEVYLTSIGEEKLRRIHARHLREVRRRFLDKLSPQETELLAGLWTRFQEDTP; encoded by the coding sequence ATGCTGAACCTCACTCCCACCGAAAAGCAGGCCTGGCGCGGCTTCCTGCACGCGCACGACACCCTCTGGAAGGGCCTGGACAGCGAACTCGCTCGGGACGACCTGAACCTTCCGGCGTACGAGCTGCTCACCACCCTGCAGGAGGCGGGGCTGAGCGGCATGCGGATGACCGAACTGGCCCGCACGCTGCGCTTCTCCGGGGGCGGCCTGACCCGACTGGCCGACAAGGTGCAGCGTCTGGGTCTGATCGGCCGCCGCCGCTGCCCCGAAGACGGCCGTGGCTGGGAGGTCTACCTGACCTCCATCGGCGAGGAGAAACTGCGCCGTATCCACGCCCGTCACCTGCGCGAGGTGCGCCGCCGGTTTCTCGACAAGCTCTCCCCGCAGGAGACCGAACTGCTCGCCGGTCTCTGGACGCGCTTTCAGGAGGACACCCCATGA
- a CDS encoding DUF99 family protein, producing MHAIGFDDAPFGRAWRGDVRVFGAVYAGRTLHGVVSGRVRRDGRNSTAELARLTVLAGEQVRLILLQGIALAGFNVVEIAALYEATGCPILVVARRPPNLEAVRIALLAHVPGGARKWRLVQAAGEMESCAGVWVQRAGLTPTQAEEALAALTVTGRIPEPLRAAHLIAGGVTRGSSRGQRV from the coding sequence GTGCATGCCATCGGCTTCGACGACGCTCCTTTCGGCCGTGCCTGGCGGGGCGACGTCCGCGTGTTCGGCGCGGTCTACGCGGGTCGGACGCTGCACGGCGTGGTGTCCGGACGGGTGCGGCGCGACGGCCGCAACAGCACGGCCGAACTGGCCCGGCTGACCGTCCTGGCGGGCGAGCAGGTGCGGCTGATCCTCCTTCAGGGCATCGCGCTGGCGGGCTTCAACGTGGTGGAGATCGCGGCGCTGTACGAGGCCACGGGCTGCCCGATACTGGTCGTGGCCCGCCGGCCGCCGAATCTGGAGGCGGTGCGGATAGCGCTCCTGGCGCATGTGCCCGGCGGGGCGCGCAAGTGGCGGCTGGTGCAGGCGGCCGGGGAGATGGAGTCCTGCGCGGGCGTGTGGGTGCAGCGCGCCGGGTTGACGCCCACGCAGGCGGAAGAAGCGCTGGCCGCCCTGACGGTCACGGGCCGCATTCCCGAGCCGCTGCGGGCCGCGCATCTGATCGCAGGGGGCGTTACGCGGGGCTCGAGCCGGGGCCAGCGGGTCTGA
- a CDS encoding GNAT family N-acetyltransferase, translated as MTALSRNELKATAFDPRSAPQEQRLAVGRLLRDAFVFAYPGDPPPLPEKEAISLAQLNPDEQMDHFVVWDGDRAVGWAKLGYDLKQNTHSAHARIVVHPTRRRQGLGTRLWAALREVADREGRRVVMAGTSSRSPAGEAFAEHLGAEAALPNRQSQLDLSTVDADLLARWQTRPDGDPYRLHVWRTIPDEYLERMADMMMVMNTAPRGDLEMEDWTITTDMIRAWDAMLEEAGEVRFLMAVEDTRSGQIDSFTEMFWQPERAALLHQGATGVRPMARGLGLGKWVKAAMIEHVRRQCPEARFVRTNNATVNEAMLGINEAMGFEPWATFTEWQLKLS; from the coding sequence ATGACCGCACTGTCCCGTAACGAACTGAAGGCCACGGCCTTCGACCCCCGCAGCGCCCCGCAGGAACAGCGACTCGCGGTCGGCCGGTTGCTGCGCGATGCCTTCGTCTTCGCCTACCCCGGCGATCCGCCGCCGCTGCCCGAGAAAGAGGCGATCAGCCTGGCCCAGCTGAACCCGGACGAGCAGATGGATCACTTCGTGGTCTGGGACGGAGACCGGGCCGTCGGCTGGGCCAAGCTGGGGTACGACCTCAAGCAGAACACCCACTCCGCCCACGCGCGCATCGTGGTGCACCCCACCAGGCGCCGTCAGGGGCTCGGCACCCGCCTGTGGGCCGCGCTGCGCGAGGTCGCCGACCGCGAGGGCCGCCGCGTGGTCATGGCGGGCACGTCCAGCCGCTCGCCGGCGGGTGAGGCGTTCGCCGAGCACCTGGGGGCCGAGGCTGCGCTCCCCAACCGGCAGAGCCAGCTTGACCTGAGCACCGTGGACGCTGACCTGCTGGCCCGCTGGCAGACTCGGCCGGACGGTGACCCGTACCGCCTGCACGTCTGGCGCACCATCCCGGACGAGTACTTGGAGCGCATGGCGGACATGATGATGGTTATGAACACCGCACCGCGCGGCGACCTGGAGATGGAGGACTGGACGATCACCACCGACATGATCCGGGCGTGGGACGCCATGCTGGAGGAGGCCGGCGAGGTGCGCTTCCTGATGGCGGTCGAGGACACGCGCAGCGGACAGATCGACAGCTTTACGGAGATGTTCTGGCAGCCGGAGCGGGCCGCCCTGCTGCACCAGGGGGCGACCGGCGTGCGTCCCATGGCACGTGGCCTGGGCCTGGGCAAATGGGTGAAGGCGGCCATGATCGAGCATGTCCGGAGGCAGTGTCCGGAAGCCCGCTTCGTCCGCACCAACAACGCCACGGTCAACGAGGCCATGCTCGGCATCAACGAGGCCATGGGCTTCGAGCCCTGGGCGACGTTCACAGAGTGGCAGCTCAAGCTTTCATGA
- a CDS encoding IS5 family transposase, with protein MSALHRHDLTNDQWAALQPHLPAARGIGGRPRLDERTFVNAILWLLRTGAPWRDLPPCFGNWSSVATRFYRWGHQAVWTRVLAQLQQLADGQGDIDWNKQYIDSTVVRAHQHAAGAQGGQQHEALGRSRGGFSTKLHLKCEGQGKPLALHLTGGERHDMVGFRPLLDGGKVKRYGPGRPKQRPKQLVGDRGYSNGVARQELTRRGIRAVIPPKRNHRRPQAYDHRMYRERNQIERAIARLKRYRRVATRYDKRQLHYLTWLTIAVVLAWLPTEAAESGIAH; from the coding sequence TTGAGTGCTCTCCATCGCCATGATCTGACAAACGACCAATGGGCTGCCCTGCAACCGCATCTCCCTGCCGCACGTGGTATCGGTGGTCGTCCCCGTCTCGACGAGCGAACCTTCGTCAACGCCATCCTGTGGCTCCTCCGTACGGGTGCGCCCTGGCGGGATCTCCCGCCTTGCTTCGGCAACTGGAGCTCCGTCGCTACGCGCTTCTACCGCTGGGGCCACCAAGCCGTGTGGACGCGCGTCCTCGCACAGCTTCAGCAACTTGCTGACGGGCAAGGTGACATTGACTGGAACAAGCAGTACATCGACTCCACCGTCGTCCGAGCCCATCAACATGCCGCAGGGGCACAAGGAGGTCAACAGCATGAAGCGCTCGGCCGCTCCCGAGGTGGGTTCAGCACCAAACTACACCTCAAGTGCGAGGGGCAGGGGAAACCGCTCGCTCTTCACCTCACTGGTGGTGAGCGCCACGACATGGTCGGCTTTCGCCCACTGCTCGACGGGGGGAAGGTGAAACGTTACGGTCCTGGGCGACCCAAGCAACGCCCGAAGCAATTGGTGGGCGACCGCGGGTACAGCAATGGTGTCGCTCGTCAAGAGCTGACTCGTCGAGGCATTCGCGCTGTGATCCCACCTAAGCGGAATCATCGCCGCCCCCAAGCGTACGACCATCGGATGTACCGTGAGCGGAATCAAATTGAGCGGGCGATCGCTCGGCTCAAGCGCTACCGCCGAGTAGCGACGCGATATGACAAACGGCAGCTCCATTATTTGACTTGGCTGACCATTGCGGTGGTATTGGCGTGGCTGCCAACTGAAGCGGCCGAATCAGGAATCGCGCACTGA
- a CDS encoding CAP domain-containing protein, translating to MTGLTTATPTTLSVGQTRQFNVTISGRPAQPGQLKWTTTNGSVAPVTQTGLVTAKATGSATVRAALASNISAYIEFPVVVQATSTTLPPTGTAPGGTFAQRVLDLTNAARAQARTCGTTSYAATTALTYNTALEQAAQGHATDMATRNYFSHTSQDGRTFDQRITAAGYTWTRIAENIAAGQSTPESVVAGWLTSAGHCANIMNPALKELGVGYAQGGSYGHYWVQDFGTR from the coding sequence ATGACCGGACTGACCACGGCGACACCCACCACCTTGAGCGTGGGCCAGACCCGGCAGTTCAACGTGACTATCAGCGGGCGCCCCGCACAACCCGGCCAGCTGAAGTGGACGACCACCAACGGCAGCGTTGCCCCGGTAACGCAGACGGGACTGGTGACCGCGAAAGCCACCGGCAGCGCCACCGTGCGCGCCGCACTCGCCTCGAACATCAGCGCCTACATCGAGTTCCCGGTGGTCGTGCAGGCGACTTCAACCACTCTTCCACCCACGGGCACCGCGCCCGGCGGCACCTTCGCGCAGCGCGTCCTCGACCTGACGAACGCCGCCCGTGCCCAGGCCCGCACCTGCGGCACGACCAGTTACGCGGCGACCACGGCCCTGACATACAACACCGCGCTGGAACAAGCGGCGCAGGGGCACGCGACCGACATGGCCACCCGAAACTACTTCTCGCACACCAGCCAGGATGGGCGCACCTTCGACCAGCGCATCACAGCCGCCGGGTACACCTGGACACGCATCGCGGAGAATATCGCCGCCGGTCAGAGCACTCCGGAGAGCGTGGTTGCGGGCTGGCTGACCAGCGCCGGGCACTGCGCGAACATCATGAACCCCGCCCTGAAGGAACTCGGCGTGGGTTACGCCCAGGGTGGCAGCTACGGCCACTACTGGGTGCAGGACTTCGGCACGCGCTGA
- a CDS encoding cytochrome P450 translates to MTSAIPEGSDPHGQTRTGQGKCPFPHAQASLTRKPDLTAQPGGPVELDGRGIYRVNDFQVAREVLRSEDTAQAGFGADMVTQLSALKHQPVLYTEGQEHHDMRRDTARYFTPTAVAAYHPFIAGLADRLVGDLVRQGEGNLDDLSLTMAVQVAAQVVGLTDSLLPGLQRRVMAFVEGEGDSEPGTENTQTLAARLHQLVDVPMFYALDVKPAIQARRKQRRDDLISHLLDKDYSDLEILTECLTYGTAGMVTTREFISVAAWHLLQRPELRADYVHGTEPERHAILHEILRLEPVVNTLYRRAQTDMQIGGQLIPQGSVLALNVPNTNADPTMAGEDAAQLCPGRSLPRGVQAPVLSFGDGHHRCPGAFLAIRESDVLLRRLLIWNDLRVVTPPTVTYNEVIKGYELRNFRIALG, encoded by the coding sequence ATGACCAGCGCCATTCCCGAAGGTTCCGACCCGCACGGCCAGACCCGAACCGGTCAGGGCAAGTGCCCCTTTCCGCATGCTCAGGCGTCCCTAACGCGTAAGCCCGATCTGACGGCGCAGCCGGGCGGGCCGGTCGAACTGGACGGGCGCGGCATCTACCGCGTGAACGACTTCCAGGTGGCCCGCGAGGTGCTGCGCTCCGAGGACACGGCCCAGGCGGGCTTCGGCGCAGATATGGTCACGCAGCTGAGTGCCCTGAAGCACCAGCCGGTGCTCTACACCGAGGGCCAGGAGCACCATGACATGCGGCGGGACACGGCCCGCTACTTCACGCCGACCGCCGTGGCCGCGTACCACCCGTTCATCGCGGGCCTCGCCGACCGGCTGGTGGGCGACCTGGTCCGCCAGGGCGAGGGGAACCTCGACGACCTGAGCCTGACCATGGCCGTGCAGGTGGCCGCCCAGGTCGTCGGTCTGACCGACTCGCTGCTGCCGGGCCTGCAACGCCGCGTCATGGCATTCGTCGAGGGCGAGGGGGACAGTGAACCCGGTACGGAGAACACCCAGACCCTCGCCGCGCGGCTCCACCAGCTGGTGGACGTGCCGATGTTCTACGCGCTGGACGTGAAACCCGCCATTCAGGCCCGCCGCAAGCAGCGCCGCGACGACCTGATCAGCCACCTGCTCGACAAGGACTACAGCGACCTGGAAATCCTGACCGAGTGCCTCACCTACGGCACAGCAGGCATGGTCACCACCCGCGAGTTCATCTCGGTCGCCGCGTGGCACCTGCTCCAGCGCCCGGAACTGCGGGCCGACTACGTGCACGGTACGGAACCTGAGCGGCACGCCATCCTGCACGAGATCCTGCGGCTCGAACCCGTCGTGAACACCCTGTACCGCCGCGCCCAGACGGACATGCAGATCGGCGGCCAGCTCATCCCACAGGGCAGCGTGCTTGCGTTGAACGTCCCGAACACCAACGCCGACCCGACCATGGCCGGTGAGGACGCCGCGCAGCTGTGTCCGGGCCGCTCCCTGCCGCGCGGCGTGCAGGCGCCGGTGCTGTCGTTCGGCGATGGCCACCACCGCTGCCCCGGCGCGTTCCTGGCGATCCGCGAGAGCGATGTGCTGCTGCGCCGCCTGCTGATCTGGAACGACCTGCGGGTCGTGACGCCGCCCACTGTGACGTACAACGAAGTCATCAAGGGCTACGAACTGCGGAACTTCCGCATCGCGCTGGGGTAG
- a CDS encoding MarR family winged helix-turn-helix transcriptional regulator: MQPLRFLTAYWSVWQGLSGRANSELGRHGLDLRAFIALSYVQGSPTSPGELARVLDVPKYEVTRILDRLTGLGAITRQSHPGNARFRRLEVTPSGQTLWETSLHAVSTLVGPALDALGSGLEPLTVSLEHLATLTDMPPEEIP, encoded by the coding sequence GTGCAGCCGCTGCGCTTCCTGACGGCGTACTGGAGCGTGTGGCAGGGCCTGTCCGGCCGGGCGAACAGCGAACTGGGCCGGCATGGACTCGATCTGCGCGCCTTCATCGCGCTGAGTTACGTGCAGGGCAGTCCGACGTCGCCCGGCGAACTGGCCCGCGTGCTGGACGTGCCCAAGTACGAGGTGACGCGCATCCTCGACCGGCTCACCGGACTAGGGGCCATCACCCGCCAGAGCCACCCCGGGAATGCCCGGTTCCGCCGCCTGGAGGTCACCCCGTCCGGGCAGACGCTGTGGGAAACGTCCCTGCATGCGGTCAGCACCCTCGTCGGCCCTGCTCTGGACGCCCTTGGATCGGGACTGGAACCCCTCACCGTCAGCCTGGAACACCTCGCCACCCTCACCGACATGCCCCCGGAGGAGATCCCATGA
- a CDS encoding cytochrome P450: MTAPRSAGLFAPDILADPYPMYADLRAQPGAFWQPHPRGTGGMWMLTRYGDVEQALKDQRLTKDVTKVRDAGEEVMPGNMLDRDPPDHTRMRQLVAHAFTPRVIEEQEAHIRSIARTLLSRVTPGQPFEAMRNYAMPLPVIVIAELLGVPEADRDLFRQWSGDFIDGSDFATATPESAEKAQQSIMALGGYFAELVETRRAAPQDDLISHLVRAEEELGALKPGELVSNCLLLVIAGHETTVNLIGNGLLALLNHPAELARLRAQPALLPTAIEEMLRYDPPVQRALFRAALEDIEIGGQHVKKGEQVSAVIGAANRDPAVFPDPDRFDIIRSPNRHLSFGRGLHFCLGAPLAKLEARVAFEELLTAFPQMELKGFTRRPSSMFRGLGELWME, translated from the coding sequence ATGACCGCACCCCGCAGCGCCGGCTTGTTCGCGCCGGATATCCTCGCCGATCCGTACCCCATGTACGCCGACCTGCGCGCCCAGCCCGGCGCGTTCTGGCAACCGCACCCGCGCGGCACCGGCGGCATGTGGATGCTGACCCGCTACGGTGACGTGGAACAGGCGCTCAAGGATCAGCGCCTGACCAAGGACGTCACCAAAGTCCGCGACGCGGGCGAGGAGGTCATGCCGGGCAACATGCTCGACCGCGATCCGCCGGATCACACCCGCATGCGGCAGCTGGTCGCCCACGCCTTCACGCCCCGCGTGATCGAGGAGCAGGAAGCGCACATCCGCAGCATTGCCCGCACCCTGCTCTCCCGCGTGACGCCCGGCCAGCCGTTCGAGGCCATGCGGAACTACGCCATGCCCCTCCCCGTCATCGTGATCGCGGAACTGCTGGGCGTCCCGGAAGCCGACCGCGACCTCTTCCGCCAGTGGTCCGGCGACTTCATCGACGGCAGCGACTTCGCCACCGCCACGCCAGAATCGGCCGAGAAGGCACAGCAGAGCATCATGGCCCTGGGCGGCTACTTTGCCGAGCTGGTCGAGACCCGCCGCGCCGCCCCGCAGGACGACCTGATCAGCCACCTCGTCCGCGCCGAGGAGGAACTGGGGGCATTAAAGCCCGGCGAACTCGTCTCGAACTGCCTGCTGCTGGTCATCGCCGGGCACGAGACGACCGTGAACCTGATCGGCAACGGCCTGCTGGCGCTGCTGAACCACCCCGCCGAACTGGCCCGCCTGCGCGCCCAGCCAGCGCTGCTTCCTACCGCCATCGAGGAGATGCTGCGCTACGACCCGCCCGTGCAGCGCGCCCTGTTCCGCGCCGCCCTGGAAGACATCGAGATCGGCGGCCAGCACGTGAAGAAAGGCGAGCAGGTCAGCGCCGTGATCGGGGCGGCCAACCGCGATCCGGCCGTGTTCCCGGACCCTGACCGCTTCGACATCATCCGCAGCCCCAACCGGCACCTGTCCTTCGGGCGCGGCCTGCACTTCTGCCTGGGCGCTCCACTGGCGAAGCTGGAAGCCAGGGTGGCCTTCGAGGAGCTGTTGACGGCCTTTCCACAGATGGAGCTGAAAGGCTTTACGAGGCGGCCGAGCAGCATGTTCCGGGGATTGGGGGAATTGTGGATGGAATGA
- a CDS encoding acyl-CoA carboxylase subunit beta — protein MTQPAVELQELIAAMEQRRAKVEAGGGPERAQKQHEGGKLTARERIEYLLDPGSFLETSTFVQHARNRLMDGVEAPGEGVVTGSGTIGGRQVFVFSQDFTVLGGSLGKRHAAKVTKIMDLAAKTGCPVIGLNDSAGARIQEGVDSLSGYGEIFYRNAIYSGAVPQISAILGPCAGGAVYSPALTDFILMSRGSSYMFITGPEVIKSVTREDVTFDTLGGADVHTRKSGVAHLAYDGDEAVLDGIRHLLTYLPQNAREQPPVRENRDPATRRTEKLLDLVTPDQRRPYAMHDVIHELVDSAEFLEIQPDWAKNIIVGFAHLDGSPVGIVANNPKVMAGTLNIDASDKAARFIRTCDCYNIPILTLVDVTGFLPGTQQEYGGIIRHGAKMLYAYAEATVPKVTLITRKSYGGAYLAMNSKDMGADVVYAWPTAAVAVMGAEGAANIVYRKEIKDSENPAATRAELVAKYKETFDNPYIAAAKGYIDDVIPMETTRHRLIQTFTMLRDKQEQRPYKKHGNIPL, from the coding sequence ATGACCCAACCCGCCGTGGAATTGCAGGAACTGATCGCCGCCATGGAGCAACGCCGCGCCAAGGTCGAGGCCGGCGGCGGCCCGGAGCGGGCTCAGAAGCAGCACGAGGGCGGCAAACTGACCGCCCGCGAGCGGATCGAGTACCTGCTCGACCCTGGCTCGTTCCTGGAGACCAGCACCTTCGTGCAGCACGCCCGCAACCGCCTGATGGACGGCGTGGAAGCCCCCGGCGAGGGGGTGGTCACCGGCAGCGGCACCATCGGGGGGCGGCAGGTGTTCGTGTTCTCCCAGGACTTCACGGTTCTGGGCGGCAGCCTGGGCAAACGCCACGCGGCGAAGGTGACGAAGATCATGGACCTCGCCGCCAAGACCGGCTGCCCCGTCATCGGCCTGAACGACAGCGCCGGGGCGCGCATCCAGGAGGGCGTGGACTCCCTGTCCGGCTACGGCGAGATCTTCTACCGCAACGCCATCTACTCCGGCGCGGTGCCGCAGATCAGCGCCATCCTGGGACCGTGCGCGGGCGGCGCGGTGTACAGCCCCGCCCTCACGGACTTCATCCTGATGAGCCGGGGCAGCAGCTACATGTTCATCACCGGCCCCGAAGTCATCAAGAGCGTCACGCGCGAGGACGTGACCTTCGACACGCTGGGCGGCGCCGACGTGCATACCCGCAAGTCCGGCGTGGCCCACCTCGCCTACGACGGCGACGAGGCCGTGCTCGACGGTATCCGGCACCTGCTCACGTACCTGCCGCAGAACGCCCGCGAGCAGCCCCCGGTGCGTGAGAACCGCGATCCGGCCACGCGCCGCACCGAGAAACTGCTCGACCTCGTCACGCCGGATCAACGCCGGCCCTACGCCATGCACGACGTTATCCACGAACTGGTGGACAGCGCCGAATTCCTCGAAATCCAGCCGGACTGGGCCAAGAACATCATTGTGGGCTTCGCGCACCTGGACGGCAGCCCGGTCGGCATTGTCGCCAACAACCCTAAGGTCATGGCGGGCACTCTGAACATCGACGCCTCCGACAAGGCCGCGCGCTTTATCCGCACCTGCGACTGCTACAACATCCCGATCCTGACGCTGGTCGACGTGACCGGCTTCCTGCCCGGCACGCAGCAGGAGTACGGCGGGATCATCCGTCACGGCGCGAAGATGCTCTACGCCTACGCCGAGGCCACCGTGCCGAAGGTCACGCTGATCACCCGCAAAAGCTATGGCGGCGCGTACCTCGCCATGAACAGCAAGGACATGGGCGCCGACGTGGTGTACGCGTGGCCGACCGCCGCCGTGGCCGTCATGGGCGCCGAGGGCGCGGCGAATATCGTGTACCGCAAGGAGATCAAGGACTCCGAGAATCCGGCCGCCACCCGCGCCGAGCTGGTCGCCAAGTACAAGGAGACCTTCGACAACCCGTACATCGCCGCGGCGAAGGGCTACATCGACGACGTGATTCCCATGGAAACCACGCGCCATCGCCTGATCCAGACCTTCACCATGCTGAGGGACAAGCAGGAGCAGCGGCCATACAAGAAGCACGGGAACATCCCGCTGTGA
- the xpt gene encoding xanthine phosphoribosyltransferase, translating into MESLVQAIREQGVILPGGFLKVDGLVNHQLLPRLTREMGVRFAELFAPLRPNKVLTIEVSGIAPAIATAMELDVPMVYARKKKPLTMKEPAYTASSVSRTKGGNVDLFISSEFLGQGDRVVVIDDFLASGGTLRALTGMIELSGATLLGLGCVVEKQFEQGREHLADLEVPIHTLANIVRMSEQDGIVVEIGR; encoded by the coding sequence ATGGAATCTCTCGTGCAGGCAATCCGGGAGCAGGGCGTGATCCTTCCCGGCGGTTTTCTCAAGGTGGACGGCCTGGTCAACCACCAGCTGCTGCCCCGCCTGACCCGTGAAATGGGCGTGCGGTTCGCGGAACTGTTCGCGCCGCTGCGGCCCAACAAGGTGCTGACCATCGAGGTGAGCGGCATCGCGCCCGCCATCGCCACGGCCATGGAACTCGACGTGCCCATGGTGTACGCCCGCAAGAAGAAACCCCTGACCATGAAGGAACCCGCCTACACGGCGTCCTCGGTGAGCCGCACCAAGGGCGGGAACGTCGACCTGTTCATCAGCAGCGAATTCCTGGGGCAAGGCGACCGGGTGGTCGTCATCGACGATTTCCTCGCGTCGGGCGGCACGCTGCGCGCCCTGACCGGCATGATCGAACTCAGCGGCGCGACCCTGCTGGGGCTGGGCTGCGTGGTCGAGAAGCAGTTCGAGCAGGGCCGCGAGCACCTCGCCGACCTGGAGGTGCCCATCCACACGCTGGCGAACATCGTCCGCATGAGCGAGCAGGACGGCATCGTGGTCGAGATCGGGAGGTAG
- a CDS encoding phosphotransferase family protein encodes MAASVPVSWRARAGPLRQTARVPDLPDLTPTELSAFAHKYALSGPLVRLPSVGIVNRVYRTLWRGQAVALRVPRPGDAEDTLTESVAVPAAVRAGVRTPELLVFDNDRDIVDAPVTVYAWATGQSLDSCGWRPGDPRLNRAWREAGQELAHLHAGVSAVDDPNGWLDTAQGAVPERTLARVTDTRRLGQQDAQWAVETVRQLLHDAPPPAPVFLHNDLHAGNLMVTPQGAVTALIDWGDAAWGDPVIDLCYAGPLAAPELLRGYTEAAPGALGDGAILRLLAYLLDDAIRRLTREPGQDEADLWYTRPGTALMQLLRVAPLFPEWKAYLER; translated from the coding sequence ATGGCCGCGAGTGTACCCGTCTCATGGCGCGCGCGGGCCGGGCCGCTGCGGCAGACTGCGCGGGTGCCCGACCTGCCGGATCTGACCCCCACGGAACTGTCGGCCTTCGCCCACAAGTACGCGCTGTCGGGGCCGCTGGTCCGGCTGCCCAGCGTGGGCATCGTGAACCGCGTGTACCGCACCCTCTGGCGTGGGCAGGCCGTGGCGCTGCGGGTGCCCCGCCCCGGCGACGCCGAGGACACCCTGACGGAGAGCGTGGCTGTCCCGGCGGCCGTTCGTGCCGGGGTGCGGACGCCGGAACTGTTGGTATTCGACAACGACCGGGACATCGTGGACGCGCCGGTGACGGTCTACGCCTGGGCAACGGGGCAGAGCCTGGACAGCTGCGGGTGGCGGCCGGGCGATCCACGCCTGAACCGCGCGTGGCGGGAGGCAGGGCAGGAACTCGCGCACCTGCACGCGGGCGTGAGCGCCGTGGACGATCCGAACGGCTGGCTGGACACCGCCCAGGGCGCGGTGCCGGAGCGCACCCTGGCCCGCGTGACCGACACGCGGCGGCTGGGACAGCAGGACGCGCAGTGGGCGGTGGAGACCGTGCGCCAGCTCCTGCACGACGCGCCGCCCCCGGCTCCGGTGTTCCTGCACAATGACCTGCACGCCGGCAACCTGATGGTCACGCCGCAGGGCGCGGTCACGGCCCTGATCGACTGGGGCGACGCCGCGTGGGGCGACCCGGTCATCGACCTGTGCTATGCCGGGCCGCTCGCCGCGCCGGAGCTGCTGCGCGGGTATACCGAAGCCGCGCCCGGAGCGCTGGGCGACGGGGCCATCCTGCGCCTGCTCGCGTACCTGCTGGACGATGCCATCCGCCGTCTGACCCGTGAGCCGGGGCAGGACGAGGCCGACCTGTGGTACACCCGCCCCGGCACCGCGCTGATGCAGCTGCTGCGGGTGGCGCCGCTGTTCCCGGAGTGGAAGGCGTATCTGGAGCGTTGA